Proteins from one Elusimicrobiota bacterium genomic window:
- a CDS encoding ornithine carbamoyltransferase, which translates to MRSNKFLGRDWIDAELDFTKEEWETLIDVGLELKRRHAMNEDQTHILRGKTLFTMFFNQSLRTRSTFAAGIQQLGGFHVDLEPGKTYTPARKGYEVPYKTERICDVAQMLSRVGDAIAIRAYGEVGQWIYGFTNAMIKEFAYYSDIPLINMECDKFHPTQALADMITIKEKFGEFKKRKFVMSWAYSGSTHKPYAVPQSLVLAPCKMGMDVVFARPKGFELDPEVIKKCKEFVKQTGGSFKETDSMTDAFKGADVVYPKCWGSGKYFAQVDANGKIVKKEDLDGMKKLFDQNKHWICDSKKMKLIKPSGIYMHCLPADRDMEVTDDVIDGPQSVVFDEAENRLHAHKAIMTMIMGGRL; encoded by the coding sequence ATGAGGTCTAACAAGTTTTTGGGACGGGATTGGATTGATGCGGAGCTGGATTTTACAAAAGAGGAATGGGAAACATTGATTGATGTTGGGCTGGAGTTAAAGCGTCGGCATGCGATGAATGAAGACCAGACGCATATACTGCGAGGGAAAACATTATTTACGATGTTTTTCAATCAGTCATTAAGGACAAGAAGCACATTCGCAGCCGGCATTCAGCAATTAGGCGGTTTCCATGTTGATTTAGAGCCGGGCAAAACATATACACCCGCAAGAAAGGGTTATGAAGTGCCTTATAAAACAGAACGAATTTGCGATGTCGCTCAGATGCTTTCCCGCGTTGGTGATGCGATTGCTATAAGAGCATACGGTGAGGTTGGGCAGTGGATTTATGGCTTCACTAATGCGATGATAAAAGAGTTTGCTTACTACTCTGACATTCCACTTATCAATATGGAATGTGATAAATTCCATCCGACGCAGGCACTCGCGGATATGATTACTATTAAAGAAAAATTTGGCGAGTTCAAGAAGCGAAAATTCGTTATGTCTTGGGCATATTCGGGTTCAACACATAAACCCTACGCAGTTCCTCAATCGCTTGTTCTCGCACCGTGCAAGATGGGTATGGATGTTGTTTTCGCAAGACCGAAAGGTTTTGAACTTGACCCGGAAGTTATCAAAAAATGTAAAGAGTTCGTGAAACAAACCGGCGGCTCATTTAAGGAAACGGATAGTATGACGGATGCATTCAAAGGTGCGGATGTTGTGTATCCGAAATGCTGGGGTTCTGGTAAGTATTTTGCTCAGGTTGATGCGAATGGAAAAATAGTCAAAAAAGAAGACCTTGATGGAATGAAGAAACTGTTTGACCAGAACAAACACTGGATATGCGATTCAAAAAAGATGAAACTTATAAAACCATCGGGAATTTATATGCACTGCTTGCCTGCGGATAGAGATATGGAAGTTACCGACGATGTGATTGACGGTCCACAGTCAGTAGTATTTGATGAAGCAGAAAACCGTCTTCACGCACACAAGGCAATAATGACAATGATAATGGGTGGAAGATTGTAA
- a CDS encoding HEPN domain-containing protein encodes MEIRKENKVANSNHYLNSAQVRLEESKTLLNTGLYGGSISRSYYAMLDAATAALLAKNIICQSHAGVIDKFSLYFIKPGIIDKKHIRLFKNIKKYREDADYKHKIISTKEVAEKSLSVAEEFVNLIKEFIPKLL; translated from the coding sequence GTGGAAATACGGAAAGAAAACAAAGTCGCTAACTCAAATCATTACTTGAACTCTGCGCAAGTAAGATTGGAAGAATCAAAAACGCTTCTAAATACTGGGTTATATGGTGGTTCTATTTCACGCTCTTATTATGCCATGCTTGATGCTGCAACCGCTGCGCTGCTTGCTAAAAACATTATTTGTCAGTCACACGCAGGTGTAATAGATAAATTCAGTTTATATTTTATCAAACCTGGTATTATAGATAAGAAACATATTAGATTATTTAAGAATATAAAAAAGTATAGAGAAGATGCAGACTACAAACATAAAATAATATCCACAAAAGAAGTTGCAGAAAAAAGTTTATCGGTAGCAGAAGAGTTTGTTAACCTGATAAAAGAATTTATACCAAAATTATTGTGA
- a CDS encoding nucleotidyltransferase domain-containing protein translates to MAWLTKIEKKALVEFINKLTQEFCNYLKFVILYGSKARGDRHRESDVDLLIVMNKVDKKIWDKIVDLELETGDKYDYKSHLSIHPMTVKEYNWMQHRQLPFILNVNQEGIILWKYGKKTKSLTQIIT, encoded by the coding sequence ATGGCGTGGCTAACTAAAATAGAAAAGAAAGCATTAGTAGAATTCATAAACAAATTAACACAAGAGTTTTGTAATTACCTAAAATTTGTTATTCTCTATGGTTCAAAAGCACGCGGTGACAGACATAGAGAATCAGATGTAGATTTACTTATAGTAATGAATAAGGTTGATAAAAAAATTTGGGATAAAATTGTTGATTTGGAATTGGAAACTGGTGATAAATATGATTACAAATCGCATCTGTCTATACATCCGATGACTGTTAAAGAATACAACTGGATGCAGCATCGTCAATTGCCATTTATACTTAATGTAAATCAAGAAGGAATAATCCTGTGGAAATACGGAAAGAAAACAAAGTCGCTAACTCAAATCATTACTTGA
- a CDS encoding YgeY family selenium metabolism-linked hydrolase, which produces MNKFENNCFKFLLKIISTKSLSKREQSVSEIVAKEMRDLNYDDVKIDKLGNVIGRIGNGRKKILYDAHIDTVGISDIEQWKTDPFKAVYKNGIVYGRGACDDKGCVAAMVYAGGLIKKRRDFTLYVSCSVQEEVAEGYGINYLLKHLKFRPDCVIIGEPSNLKIVRGHKGRAEIKITVSGKSAHASIPEKGENAIYKTIPLIKAIDLLNKKYKMNSPLGRPVISVTQIETKNASINTIPDNCSVYIDRRTVENETKRQIEIEIKKVCGTSVKIEYLKKFFNAWLLPKENYLVESAIRTFGKAYKKSADVILWPFCTNGSFTMGERKIPTIGFGPGEPKYAHIANEQIRFSDVLSAIKFYSIFPLTFSEKKIK; this is translated from the coding sequence ATGAATAAATTTGAAAATAATTGCTTTAAGTTTTTGCTAAAAATTATCTCAACAAAAAGTTTATCAAAACGGGAGCAATCGGTTTCTGAAATTGTGGCGAAAGAAATGCGCGACTTGAATTACGACGATGTAAAAATTGATAAACTCGGAAATGTTATCGGTAGGATTGGAAACGGCAGAAAAAAAATTTTGTATGATGCCCATATTGATACCGTCGGTATTTCTGATATAGAACAGTGGAAAACAGACCCATTCAAAGCAGTATATAAAAACGGGATTGTTTATGGACGGGGCGCCTGTGATGACAAGGGTTGCGTTGCCGCTATGGTTTATGCAGGTGGGTTGATAAAAAAGCGGCGTGATTTTACGCTTTATGTTTCTTGTTCCGTTCAGGAAGAGGTTGCGGAGGGCTACGGGATAAATTATCTTCTGAAACATTTGAAATTCAGACCGGATTGTGTAATAATTGGTGAGCCGTCAAACTTAAAAATTGTAAGAGGACACAAAGGCAGAGCAGAAATAAAAATCACCGTCTCTGGTAAATCAGCACATGCAAGTATTCCTGAAAAAGGAGAGAATGCGATTTACAAAACAATACCACTCATAAAAGCAATTGATTTGCTGAATAAAAAATATAAAATGAATTCTCCACTTGGCAGGCCAGTAATTTCTGTCACACAAATTGAGACGAAAAATGCGTCAATAAATACTATCCCTGATAACTGCTCAGTTTATATTGATAGAAGAACCGTTGAAAATGAGACAAAAAGACAGATTGAGATTGAGATTAAAAAAGTATGTGGCACATCAGTAAAAATTGAGTATCTTAAAAAATTTTTTAATGCCTGGCTTTTGCCAAAAGAAAATTATTTAGTTGAATCGGCGATTAGAACATTTGGGAAGGCATATAAAAAATCTGCTGATGTTATACTCTGGCCTTTCTGCACGAATGGGTCATTTACAATGGGAGAAAGAAAAATACCGACTATTGGTTTTGGACCCGGAGAACCGAAATATGCACATATCGCAAATGAACAGATAAGGTTTTCTGATGTTTTGTCTGCAATAAAGTTTTATTCCATTTTTCCATTGACTTTTTCAGAAAAAAAAATAAAATAG
- a CDS encoding pyridoxal-phosphate dependent enzyme, with the protein MTKLNVNEKVLEKTVQRCRDRGIIIPTFEQQKDPTKIPEKIKAKLKNIGLWDVNPLNLFRITWKNNPKENGGDGLFHGVNYIEMPTELTGVKAKIIGLVGKWFPTGAHKVGAAFGCLVPRLVTGEFDPTTQKAVWPSTGNYCRGGAFDCALLACDAIAILPEEMSKERFEWLREIGTKEIFATPGCESNVKEIYDKCWELRKERGNKIVIFNQFDEFGNTCWHYEITGAAIEEIFNQLKIKNAKLKMSGYISATGSAGTIGAGEYLRKKFPLIKIAATEALQCPTLYLNGFGGHRIEGIGDKHVPWIHNVRNTNNVVAIDDENTMRLLRLFNEEAGKKLLEKEGVKKELIEKLPILGISSICNLLASIKIAKYYEFSENDVVFTILTDSSDMYKSRLKELEDERGKYSEKDAITDFERYLQGVGIDWVKELSYRDQKALHNLKYFTWVEQQGKTVDEINALWNPEFWDEVFAQIPVWDKLIEEFNKKTGLLAKL; encoded by the coding sequence ATGACAAAACTGAATGTGAATGAGAAGGTGTTGGAAAAAACGGTTCAAAGATGCAGGGATAGGGGGATTATAATTCCGACTTTTGAGCAACAGAAAGACCCGACGAAAATACCGGAAAAAATAAAGGCAAAACTGAAAAATATAGGTCTCTGGGATGTTAATCCGTTAAATCTTTTCAGGATTACTTGGAAAAATAATCCGAAAGAAAATGGTGGAGACGGTTTGTTTCACGGTGTGAATTATATTGAAATGCCGACAGAACTTACCGGTGTTAAGGCAAAAATTATCGGGCTTGTTGGTAAATGGTTCCCAACGGGCGCACATAAAGTTGGTGCTGCATTTGGTTGTCTTGTGCCACGGCTTGTAACTGGCGAGTTTGACCCAACCACACAGAAAGCGGTCTGGCCGTCAACAGGAAATTACTGTCGTGGTGGTGCGTTTGATTGTGCGCTTCTTGCTTGTGATGCAATTGCAATTCTGCCCGAAGAAATGAGCAAAGAAAGGTTTGAATGGCTTAGAGAAATCGGAACGAAAGAAATTTTTGCAACACCGGGATGCGAATCAAATGTGAAGGAGATTTACGACAAATGCTGGGAACTTCGTAAAGAACGTGGTAACAAGATTGTTATATTTAATCAGTTTGATGAGTTCGGGAATACCTGCTGGCATTATGAAATAACCGGCGCTGCGATTGAAGAGATTTTTAATCAATTAAAAATTAAAAATGCAAAATTAAAAATGAGTGGATATATTTCCGCAACGGGTTCTGCAGGAACTATAGGTGCAGGTGAATATTTGCGAAAAAAATTTCCATTGATAAAAATTGCAGCAACCGAAGCGCTTCAATGTCCCACACTTTATCTCAACGGTTTTGGTGGGCACAGGATTGAAGGTATTGGCGACAAGCATGTCCCGTGGATACATAATGTCCGAAACACGAACAATGTAGTTGCGATTGATGATGAAAACACTATGCGGCTTTTGAGATTATTCAATGAAGAGGCAGGAAAAAAACTGCTTGAAAAAGAAGGTGTGAAAAAAGAGTTAATAGAAAAACTTCCAATTCTTGGGATTTCAAGTATATGTAATCTTCTCGCGTCAATTAAAATTGCGAAGTATTATGAGTTTAGTGAAAATGATGTTGTTTTCACAATACTCACTGACTCATCAGATATGTATAAATCACGGCTTAAAGAACTTGAGGACGAGAGAGGAAAATACAGCGAGAAGGATGCGATTACTGATTTTGAAAGATATTTACAGGGCGTTGGGATTGACTGGGTAAAGGAACTTTCTTACCGGGACCAGAAGGCGCTGCACAACTTGAAATATTTCACCTGGGTTGAACAACAGGGCAAAACAGTGGATGAAATAAATGCCCTGTGGAATCCAGAATTCTGGGATGAGGTTTTTGCTCAAATTCCCGTCTGGGATAAACTAATTGAAGAGTTTAATAAGAAAACAGGTCTGTTAGCAAAACTATAA
- a CDS encoding nucleotidyl transferase AbiEii/AbiGii toxin family protein: MDFKKVFEILITEFQKNKIEFVLIGGHALSFAGLERTTVDIDFAVLLEQADIVDDIMRKYGYRAAHKTQDVANYLSQLAELGQVDFLFAHRKYALEILKRAELRNIFRFKIKVAKPEDLIGLKVQSSSNDPQRYHKDMADIEGIITANLKKLDLELVREYFKLFEREKELDEILEKTNEPFGS, from the coding sequence ATGGACTTCAAAAAGGTTTTTGAGATATTAATTACTGAATTCCAGAAAAACAAAATTGAGTTTGTATTGATTGGCGGACATGCTTTGAGTTTTGCCGGTCTTGAACGGACAACGGTTGATATTGATTTTGCAGTATTATTGGAACAAGCGGATATTGTTGATGATATTATGAGAAAATATGGCTATCGTGCTGCTCATAAAACGCAAGATGTGGCAAATTATTTATCTCAACTTGCCGAACTCGGTCAGGTAGATTTTTTGTTTGCTCATAGAAAATATGCATTAGAGATATTGAAAAGAGCAGAATTAAGAAACATTTTCAGGTTCAAAATAAAAGTCGCAAAACCAGAAGATTTAATTGGATTAAAAGTTCAATCAAGTTCCAACGACCCGCAAAGATACCATAAAGACATGGCAGATATAGAAGGTATTATCACAGCGAATCTCAAAAAGTTAGATTTAGAACTCGTGAGAGAATATTTCAAATTATTTGAAAGAGAAAAAGAACTTGATGAAATTTTGGAGAAAACAAATGAACCTTTCGGAAGTTGA
- a CDS encoding ATP-dependent 6-phosphofructokinase has product MSYGIIRKKIAIVTPGGDAPGMNACIRAVVRRAISSGFEVFGVMNGYQGLIDESIFKMNLRSVSGIIQHGGTILKSSRCAEIKTPTGLAKAIKALKKNKIDYLVVIGGDGSIKAAEKISHFGISVICIPASIDNDVFATDETIGFDTAIDTAVDAIDKIRDTATSFDRVFIVEVMGREHGFLALEVGLASGAEFVFIPEIKYDIKKVCEQLKTDQQKKKTSVIIVFAEGCGDARKIAKQIFDYTGIDVKVSNLGYIQRGGNPSARSRNLASRFGSFAVDLILQGKKNRAVVIQNSNIKSIPVKEVTYAEKEIDKKTLQLIAALAV; this is encoded by the coding sequence ATATCGTATGGGATTATCAGGAAAAAAATTGCGATTGTTACACCCGGTGGTGATGCGCCAGGAATGAATGCATGTATAAGAGCGGTTGTCCGTCGGGCTATTTCGTCCGGGTTTGAAGTTTTCGGTGTGATGAACGGCTATCAGGGGCTTATAGATGAGAGTATTTTTAAGATGAACCTGCGTTCTGTTAGCGGAATAATTCAACATGGCGGTACAATCCTGAAAAGTTCAAGATGTGCAGAAATAAAAACTCCGACTGGTTTAGCAAAAGCAATAAAGGCGCTTAAAAAAAACAAAATTGATTATCTTGTTGTAATTGGTGGTGATGGTTCAATCAAAGCAGCTGAAAAGATTTCTCATTTTGGTATCTCTGTTATCTGTATTCCTGCAAGTATAGATAACGATGTTTTTGCGACCGATGAGACAATCGGGTTTGATACTGCGATAGATACAGCAGTGGATGCAATTGATAAAATCCGTGATACAGCAACCAGTTTTGACCGTGTGTTTATTGTTGAGGTGATGGGTCGTGAACATGGTTTTCTGGCGTTAGAGGTGGGTCTTGCCAGTGGTGCAGAGTTTGTTTTTATTCCAGAAATAAAATACGATATCAAAAAAGTATGTGAACAACTCAAAACAGACCAGCAGAAAAAAAAGACATCTGTAATAATTGTATTCGCTGAAGGTTGTGGTGATGCCAGAAAGATTGCGAAGCAGATTTTTGATTACACAGGGATTGATGTAAAGGTAAGTAATCTTGGATATATTCAGCGTGGTGGCAATCCATCGGCGAGAAGCAGAAATCTTGCGAGCCGTTTCGGGAGTTTTGCAGTTGACCTTATTCTGCAGGGCAAAAAAAACAGGGCTGTTGTTATCCAAAACAGCAATATAAAATCTATCCCTGTAAAAGAAGTAACCTATGCTGAAAAAGAAATAGATAAAAAAACATTGCAACTTATAGCGGCGTTGGCAGTATAA
- a CDS encoding N-glycosylase/DNA lyase, producing the protein MVNTSLVVERNKNIVGEIKRIFSAKQNEIRLRLGDFKRVWEKKDDEIFNELVFCLLTPQSKARTCWDVVVNLNKKGLLWNGDINHIRNELVGVRFKNKKALYIVEARKLFSNNGKIVIKSKLKLFNDTYKLREWLVRNVKGLGFKEASHFLRNIGLGKNMAILDRHILKNLYLLGVIDEVPNSLSKKRYFEIENKMMKFASEINIPMNYLDLLLWYKETGDIFK; encoded by the coding sequence ATGGTTAATACATCATTAGTTGTAGAAAGGAACAAAAATATCGTGGGGGAGATAAAAAGGATATTTTCTGCCAAACAAAATGAAATCCGCTTAAGGTTAGGGGATTTTAAGCGTGTTTGGGAAAAAAAAGATGATGAGATTTTTAATGAGTTGGTCTTTTGCCTGTTAACACCACAATCAAAAGCAAGAACTTGTTGGGATGTGGTGGTCAATCTTAACAAAAAAGGTTTGTTATGGAATGGAGATATAAACCACATTAGAAACGAATTAGTAGGTGTTCGATTTAAAAACAAAAAGGCTTTGTATATCGTTGAGGCAAGGAAACTTTTTTCAAACAATGGCAAAATCGTTATCAAATCCAAACTTAAACTATTCAATGACACTTACAAGCTCAGAGAGTGGTTAGTCCGGAATGTAAAAGGATTAGGTTTCAAAGAAGCAAGTCATTTTCTAAGAAACATTGGATTAGGCAAAAATATGGCAATTCTTGATAGACATATATTAAAGAACTTATATTTACTCGGCGTAATAGATGAAGTTCCGAATTCCTTATCCAAGAAAAGATATTTTGAAATAGAGAATAAGATGATGAAATTCGCAAGTGAAATAAATATACCAATGAACTATCTTGATTTACTGTTATGGTATAAAGAAACGGGAGATATATTTAAATGA
- the bchH gene encoding magnesium chelatase subunit H gives MKIVIVSGHTGSFVKNLLIAYDEIQKEYGNILELKYFQSAKIDFEILDDEIVKKETKEADVVIYTAGQSFGKAGLILCEALRNEDNIFIPIGGDFDTMKMARIGSFHLGSKIKKEEMDFLETKNYVRRGQFMKKVISRLGGLLPIGALRDGRNWTQIMDYYNYGGKENFKSLLLLLLGEYGGHKHLLKYVKKPIKNPDMAIYHPKIERTFTSLDGFLSKYYFDKTKPILAILYYGRWFYEECLETINFFLDKLEKKANIIPVFSSIQNVDMFRKLLTRKGKLIKLDGIINLQYWRMTEGSPFAGGQDTIELLKELNVPVFNTKPMVIQEIDDWLNSKEGFNPPQVISGIAFPEIDACVEPIPISGLSKGKYEKIGEINTMQPIEDRIERLIGRVSNWLKIREKPNSEKKVAFIMFNYPPGEDNLGCAGYLDTFASMEKILKRLKQEGYNVGELPKEKLHKLFTDWGIVNSGKWIPKEKFKGKWLNRDEYQRLFEKLPEEAKKKMFPSWGELPGKIMCWDNNLYFPGIELGNIFIGLQPSRGIHEDPEKVYHDKELPPHHQYIGFYRWLEEKWEADICVHVGTHGTLELLFGKENGLTENCYPDILIGNMPHLYIYHIINAPSEGTVAHRRGYGIMDTHLSPAYVPSELYDELADLDELIREYYQARTHDPGRAEMVYKKILEVAQKANFEGGDIDSIYDQLYMAKRSLIPKGLHIFDEKYDEEDTINFIISVLRYDRGEIKSLNRILAEKKGLDYEYIYKNPSKKSNNRTNAEILAEIDSRVKEIVENFITMGVGKTLSRIKISGTSREDLKNTLEFAKKVVDNLNKTEEMNTLSRLMNGEYSDAGLAGDPIRTPEVLPLGRNAYEFEPNLIPTDIAYQRGAEVAENTIKEYFKKHNKYPQTVNVTLWAFETSETYGETIAQVLRYVGVRIKKKGIVKTPEIIPLEELKRPRIDVCITICGFFRDMFGNLITMMDDAFKMVAGLDEPDEMNYVKLHSKEIFEDAKKEFDEKTAKKISHARIYGPPPGEYATRVRPLIETSNWEKEEQIADVFIKSVNYVYADNLHCERADKIYRKLLSRVDIVSQIRSHHAYEVIDLDHYYEFFGGASKAVEVESGKKPEMYYSDSTKEFIHTESVEQTIRRGVRTRVLNPKWIDEMLKHEYHGAQHIKDRVEYVFAFAATTGAVDNWMFDKIAERYIFDEEMRKRLVENNRWATAEIINRLFEANKRGYWDATHEQLDKLKQSYLEIEGWIEEQL, from the coding sequence TGATGAAATTCAAAAAGAATATGGTAATATCTTGGAGCTGAAATATTTCCAGTCTGCTAAGATTGACTTTGAAATTCTTGACGACGAAATAGTAAAAAAAGAAACAAAAGAGGCGGACGTGGTAATCTACACAGCAGGTCAAAGTTTTGGGAAAGCGGGTTTAATATTGTGCGAGGCTTTAAGGAACGAAGATAATATCTTTATCCCTATTGGTGGCGATTTTGATACAATGAAAATGGCAAGAATTGGTTCGTTTCATTTAGGCAGCAAAATAAAAAAAGAAGAGATGGATTTCTTAGAAACAAAGAACTATGTTAGAAGAGGACAGTTTATGAAAAAAGTCATTAGCCGGCTGGGAGGACTTCTACCGATAGGCGCTTTAAGAGATGGAAGAAACTGGACCCAAATAATGGATTATTACAATTATGGAGGAAAAGAAAATTTCAAAAGTTTACTTTTATTACTTTTAGGAGAGTATGGCGGACATAAACATCTACTTAAATATGTGAAAAAACCGATAAAAAATCCTGATATGGCAATCTATCATCCTAAAATCGAAAGAACATTTACAAGTCTAGATGGATTTCTTTCCAAATATTATTTTGATAAAACTAAACCTATTTTGGCTATACTTTATTATGGAAGATGGTTTTACGAAGAATGCTTAGAAACAATAAATTTTTTTCTTGATAAATTAGAGAAAAAAGCAAATATAATTCCTGTATTCTCATCCATTCAGAATGTAGATATGTTCAGGAAACTCCTTACCAGAAAGGGAAAACTGATAAAATTAGATGGAATAATAAATCTTCAATACTGGAGGATGACTGAAGGTTCACCTTTTGCTGGTGGTCAGGATACGATAGAACTCCTCAAGGAACTTAATGTCCCTGTTTTTAATACCAAACCAATGGTAATTCAGGAAATAGATGATTGGTTAAATTCAAAAGAAGGTTTTAATCCACCACAGGTAATATCAGGTATTGCTTTCCCGGAAATTGATGCTTGTGTTGAACCTATTCCTATAAGTGGTCTTTCGAAAGGAAAGTATGAAAAAATTGGTGAAATAAACACAATGCAACCAATTGAAGACCGTATTGAAAGGTTGATAGGAAGAGTATCAAACTGGTTAAAAATAAGAGAAAAACCTAATTCAGAGAAAAAAGTTGCTTTTATAATGTTTAATTATCCACCAGGTGAAGATAATTTGGGATGTGCAGGATACCTTGATACATTTGCCAGTATGGAAAAAATACTGAAAAGATTAAAACAGGAAGGATATAATGTCGGTGAACTTCCAAAGGAGAAACTGCACAAGCTGTTTACTGACTGGGGTATTGTAAATTCTGGTAAATGGATACCAAAGGAAAAATTCAAAGGGAAGTGGTTGAATAGAGATGAATATCAAAGATTATTTGAGAAATTGCCAGAGGAAGCTAAGAAAAAAATGTTCCCTTCGTGGGGAGAATTGCCAGGAAAGATAATGTGTTGGGATAATAATTTATATTTTCCCGGTATAGAACTTGGAAACATATTTATTGGACTTCAGCCGTCAAGAGGAATACATGAAGATCCTGAGAAAGTTTATCATGACAAGGAACTTCCACCCCACCATCAGTATATCGGCTTCTACAGGTGGCTTGAAGAAAAATGGGAAGCAGATATATGTGTACATGTTGGGACACATGGAACATTAGAACTTCTGTTTGGTAAAGAGAATGGGTTAACTGAAAACTGTTACCCGGACATTTTAATCGGCAATATGCCTCATCTGTATATCTATCATATAATAAATGCTCCTTCTGAAGGTACTGTTGCCCATCGGCGTGGTTATGGAATAATGGATACTCACCTGTCTCCCGCTTACGTTCCTTCTGAACTTTATGATGAACTTGCGGACCTTGATGAACTTATCAGAGAATATTATCAAGCAAGAACCCATGATCCAGGAAGGGCAGAAATGGTTTATAAAAAAATATTGGAAGTTGCTCAAAAAGCAAATTTTGAAGGAGGAGATATTGATTCAATTTATGATCAGCTATATATGGCAAAAAGGTCACTTATCCCAAAAGGGCTTCATATCTTTGACGAAAAATATGATGAAGAAGATACTATAAACTTTATTATTTCTGTACTTAGATATGATCGGGGAGAGATAAAATCATTAAACAGAATTCTTGCGGAAAAAAAAGGGCTTGATTATGAATATATCTATAAGAATCCGTCAAAGAAAAGTAATAACAGAACAAATGCAGAAATTTTAGCCGAAATAGATAGTCGGGTTAAAGAAATAGTAGAAAATTTCATTACAATGGGAGTCGGTAAAACATTAAGCAGAATAAAAATTTCTGGTACGAGCCGGGAAGATCTTAAAAATACTTTAGAATTTGCAAAAAAAGTTGTAGATAATTTGAATAAAACAGAAGAGATGAATACTTTATCCAGACTTATGAATGGTGAATATTCAGATGCTGGTTTAGCTGGAGATCCTATAAGAACACCCGAGGTTCTTCCTTTAGGAAGGAATGCTTATGAATTTGAGCCAAATCTTATTCCAACTGATATTGCTTATCAGAGAGGGGCAGAAGTTGCGGAGAATACTATAAAAGAATACTTCAAAAAACATAATAAATATCCTCAAACAGTAAATGTAACTCTCTGGGCCTTTGAAACATCAGAGACTTATGGTGAGACCATTGCTCAGGTATTGAGATATGTAGGGGTGCGGATTAAGAAAAAAGGTATAGTTAAAACTCCCGAAATCATTCCTCTTGAAGAACTTAAAAGACCCAGAATTGATGTTTGTATTACAATTTGTGGTTTTTTCAGAGATATGTTCGGCAATTTAATTACAATGATGGATGATGCTTTCAAGATGGTAGCGGGTCTGGATGAACCGGATGAGATGAATTATGTAAAACTACATTCAAAAGAAATTTTTGAAGATGCAAAAAAAGAGTTTGATGAAAAGACAGCAAAAAAGATATCTCATGCACGAATATATGGTCCTCCTCCTGGAGAATATGCTACCAGGGTAAGACCTTTAATTGAAACTTCTAACTGGGAAAAAGAGGAACAGATTGCTGATGTCTTCATAAAAAGTGTTAATTATGTATATGCAGATAATCTTCATTGTGAAAGAGCAGACAAAATTTATCGAAAACTTCTCTCAAGAGTAGATATTGTCTCTCAAATAAGAAGCCATCATGCATATGAAGTGATTGATTTAGACCATTATTATGAATTTTTTGGCGGCGCATCTAAAGCTGTAGAGGTTGAATCAGGTAAAAAACCTGAGATGTATTATTCCGATTCAACTAAGGAATTTATCCACACAGAATCTGTTGAACAGACGATTCGTCGTGGAGTCAGGACAAGGGTTCTTAATCCAAAATGGATAGATGAGATGCTAAAACATGAATATCACGGTGCTCAGCATATCAAAGATAGAGTGGAATATGTTTTTGCATTTGCTGCTACCACAGGTGCAGTGGATAACTGGATGTTTGATAAAATTGCCGAGCGTTATATTTTTGATGAAGAAATGAGAAAGAGATTAGTTGAGAATAACCGTTGGGCAACTGCTGAGATAATCAATAGACTTTTTGAGGCTAATAAACGCGGTTACTGGGATGCTACTCATGAGCAGCTAGACAAACTTAAACAATCATATCTTGAGATTGAAGGCTGGATAGAAGAGCAACTGTAG